A window of Spodoptera frugiperda isolate SF20-4 chromosome 17, AGI-APGP_CSIRO_Sfru_2.0, whole genome shotgun sequence contains these coding sequences:
- the LOC126911634 gene encoding uncharacterized protein LOC126911634: protein MPTTRRGETLRQQQGDEGNITLTEEEIVAERGHADVAASAGSRPTEPAPHFTQEFLSTLIETITRAQVEANRSLVNTLMGSGGDFRASTPVGPPPFSNATGGGTAVAAPPCSEANFVKCTARFDGTSPDAEVLEAFLDAVEIYKECAAVSDEHALRGLPMLLEGEAAVWWRGVKASVTTWADATARLRATYGVAQSAHLILREIFAKEQQEERAESFICRVRALIARLPYTLDQTLQTDICYGLLHRRVVKRVPRDSVRGLDDLLHKARIAEDTYKSSKAKSVKVSNNNNSTDTSVEPTTDRVLTQSSSATTGATSSRCNNRSRPRCSFCRLFGHVSDECRNREKASKNSNTTPREVRCYGCGKQGVVRSKCDVCVNTSSKSDDKISFNKLDVDFCRNNVDVRNNSCTYTSRVNTESCVSITSACLSTRDDHPMVNISVEGRRGVAVVDTGATHSIASPLLHRILVNSGVRFTETKRFVRLADGTQGWRNLLSAETDVVVVGRRVRCQLLVLPGRNTRTLLGLDFLARAGMVIDVARRTWSFSDSPKRRYNLVCTYTLGSNNSVNAGLLHTASADDPAPRPREGKFTPVRRRTPNAFIEDRAPRAARDVPASKGAARRRNKVSSRRRGGIKVDADKAAVVANLAAPQNVKQLECFLRMTCKYRRFISNYAGIARPLTNLLKKSSAWQWGTEQQEAYERIKSLLVSAPNPRQADASKPFILCTDSSAYCLGAVLMQGEGHDEQPIEYASRLLTSAERNYSTTEREALAVVWALGKFRGYLKTAKVIIRTDYQPLGWLTGQRSPSGRLARWAPILREFDLSIEYTPRRSQVVAGTISRPVSAGDQDECDLCMISIDRPERSSSVRSSQPMDPRGTYEYRGHGVRRTL from the coding sequence ATGCCGACAACTAGGAGAGGGGAAACCCTCCGTCAACAACAGGGAGATGAAGGGAACATCACTCTCACTGAAGAGGAGATCGTCGCCGAGCGCGGCCACGCGGACGTAGCCGCGAGCGCCGGCTCGAGGCCGACAGAACCTGCTCCCCACTTCACCCAAGAGTTTCTATCCACGCTGATCGAAACGATTACGCGTGCGCAGGTGGAGGCTAACAGAAGTCTCGTTAACACGCTGATGGGATCCGGCGGCGACTTCAGAGCTTCCACCCCAGTCGGGCCTCCTCCATTTTCCAACGCGACCGGCGGTGGTACCGCCGTCGCAGCGCCGCCGTGCAGCGAGGCAAACTTCGTGAAGTGCACGGCGAGATTCGACGGGACCTCCCCGGACGCTGAGGTCCTGGAAGCATTCCTGGACGCCGTCGAGATCTACAAGGAGTGCGCAGCAGTGAGCGACGAACACGCCCTGCGTGGACTACCCATGCTCCTTGAGGGCGAAGCCGCCGTGTGGTGGCGCGGCGTAAAAGCGTCGGTAACTACATGGGCGGACGCGACCGCGCGCCTCCGTGCGACCTATGGCGTCGCGCAGTCCGCGCACCTCATCCTGCGCGAGATCTTCGCGAAGGAACAACAGGAAGAACGTGCGGAGTCATTTATATGTAGAGTGCGCGCGTTAATCGCTAGGTTGCCTTACACTCTAGATCAGACGTTACAAACGGACATTTGTTACGGCTTATTACATAGACGCGTAGTGAAACGTGTGCCGCGAGATAGTGTTCGTGGGTTAGACGACCTTTTACATAAGGCTAGGATCGCGGAGGATACCTACAAATCGTCTAAGGCTAAATCTGTTAAAgttagcaataataataattcgacCGATACATCGGTGGAACCTACTACCGACCGTGTTCTCACGCAATCGAGTTCCGCGACCACGGGCGCGACTTCGTCACGTTGCAACAACAGAAGTAGACCGCGTTGTAGTTTCTGTAGGCTTTTTGGGCATGTTAGCGACGAGTGTCGTAATCGCGAGAAGGCTAGCAAAAATAGTAATACAACACCTAGGGAGGTACGTTGTTATGGATGTGGCAAGCAGGGAGTCGTGAGGTCGAAATGTGATGTTTGCGTGAACACATCGTCGAAGTCCGACGACAAAATATCTTTCAACAAACTTGATGTAGATTTTTGTAGGAATAACGTCGATGTTAGGAATAATTCTTGTACTTACACTAGTAGGGTTAATACCGAGTCGTGTGTTAGCATTACGAGTGCATGTTTAAGTACGCGCGACGATCACCCGATGGTGAATATTAGTGTCGAGGGCCGTAGGGGCGTGGCCGTTGTAGATACCGGCGCCACGCATAGCATAGCGAGCCCGCTCTTACACCGAATCTTAGTTAACTCGGGAGTTCGCTTTACCGAAACGAAACGTTTCGTGCGCCTAGCCGACGGCACACAAGGATGGAGGAACTTGCTGTCAGCCGAGACAGATGTTGTAGTTGTAGGCCGTCGAGTAAGATGCCAGCTCCTAGTGTTGCCTGGTAGGAATACTAGGACCCTTTTAGGTTTAGATTTCTTAGCCCGGGCCGGCATGGTAATAGACGTCGCCCGACGTACATGGTCGTTCTCGGACAGTCCGAAACGACGTTATAATTTAGTGTGTACTTACACCTTAGGTTCGAACAATAGTGTCAACGCCGGCCTATTGCACACCGCTTCTGCCGATGACCCAGCACCGCGACCGCGTGAAGGTAAGTTTACCCCCGTGCGGCGGCGTACGCCCAATGCGTTCATTGAAGACCGCGCGCCGCGAGCCGCGCGCGATGTACCCGCGTCGAAGGGCGCTGCGCGTCGTCGTAATAAGGTAAGTTCACGTCGAAGAGGCGGGATCAAGGTCGATGCAGACAAGGCTGCAGTTGTCGCCAACCTGGCTGCTCCGCAGAACGTGAAGCAACTAGAGTGTTTCTTGCGCATGACGTGTAAGTATCGACGCTTTATCAGTAATTATGCAGGAATCGCGAGACCCCTCACGAACCTCTTGAAGAAGTCGAGTGCCTGGCAATGGGGCACCGAACAACAGGAGGCGTATGAGCGCATCAAGTCTCTGCTCGTTTCCGCTCCTAATCCCCGCCAGGCGGACGCGTCAAAGCCGTTTATCCTTTGCACTGATAGCAGCGCCTATTGTCTAGGGGCTGTTCTCATGCAGGGGGAGGGCCACGACGAACAGCCAATCGAGTACGCGAGTCGACTACTCACTAGTGCCGAGAGGAACTACTCAACGACTGAGCGAGAGGCTCTTGCCGTCGTGTGGGCACTCGGTAAGTTCCGCGGGTATTTGAAAACCGCGAAGGTCATTATTAGGACTGACTACCAGCCCTTAGGGTGGCTGACGGGTCAGAGGTCACCTAGCGGTAGACTGGCCAGATGGGCCCCGATTTTGCGAGAGTTCGATCTCAGCATTGAGTACACACCCCGTCGCTCACAGGTAGTTGCAGGTACCATTTCGCGACCCGTTAGTGCAGGCGACCAGGACGAGTGTGACTTATGCATGATCAGTATCGATAGGCCAGAGAGAAGCAGCAGTGTTCGCAGCAGTCAGCCGATGGACCCCAGAGGTACGTATGAGTATCGAGGACATGGAGTCCGACGAACCCTCTAG